The Peribacillus sp. FSL E2-0218 genome contains a region encoding:
- a CDS encoding GerAB/ArcD/ProY family transporter translates to MNPAGVNEKDKVQPFYVFFLVHAMQTGIGVLSFQRVLAKSTGTDGWISIILAGLIVHLLIWVIYKIFSIVPGDILTVNYQAFGKWMGNFFSLLFILYFLILSLTVMISYIQVIHVWMFEEVPAWSFSLVFLVLIYYINTGGFRTITGIAFLSATMTFGLLFFLFYAMKYSEFTNLLPIFDHSILDIWKGTRNVSLTMIGFELILMFYPFIRDAKSSQKYAHGGALSTTLTTLFIYLVSLVFYSQKQLVMTIWPTLSMTSIVELSFIQRFEYIDVSWWAIVIIPNMTISLWAASRGFKRLFNVQQKYPLWGMSLIILMINIFFFDIDSLNILARIINPYGVIFLVSYLPLLLVIIYIKKKRNRI, encoded by the coding sequence ATGAACCCAGCTGGTGTTAACGAAAAGGACAAGGTGCAGCCTTTTTATGTGTTTTTTTTAGTGCATGCCATGCAAACCGGAATTGGTGTGCTCAGCTTCCAACGAGTTTTAGCAAAATCCACTGGTACGGATGGCTGGATATCGATAATACTGGCGGGATTGATTGTCCATTTGCTGATATGGGTGATTTATAAGATTTTCAGCATTGTGCCAGGAGATATCCTGACTGTCAATTATCAGGCATTCGGGAAATGGATGGGAAACTTCTTCAGCCTGCTTTTCATCCTTTATTTTTTGATTCTCAGCTTGACGGTCATGATCAGCTATATTCAGGTCATACATGTATGGATGTTTGAAGAGGTTCCTGCCTGGTCTTTTTCGCTGGTCTTCCTGGTCTTGATTTACTATATCAATACTGGAGGCTTCCGAACGATTACGGGCATAGCCTTTTTAAGCGCCACCATGACCTTTGGGCTTTTATTCTTTCTCTTCTATGCCATGAAATACTCTGAATTCACCAATTTACTGCCCATTTTCGATCACTCGATTTTGGATATATGGAAAGGAACGAGAAATGTTTCCTTAACCATGATTGGATTTGAACTGATCCTGATGTTCTACCCTTTCATCAGGGACGCAAAGTCTTCTCAAAAATACGCTCATGGAGGCGCTTTGTCGACCACATTGACCACCCTGTTCATTTATCTGGTTTCGCTCGTTTTTTATTCGCAGAAGCAGTTAGTCATGACCATATGGCCGACCCTCTCCATGACAAGCATCGTTGAATTGTCCTTTATTCAACGTTTTGAATATATAGATGTTTCTTGGTGGGCCATCGTCATCATACCTAATATGACCATCTCCTTATGGGCTGCCAGCAGGGGGTTCAAGCGATTATTCAATGTCCAGCAAAAATATCCATTATGGGGGATGTCGCTTATTATCCTGATGATCAACATTTTCTTTTTTGATATCGATTCGCTTAATATATTGGCGCGGATCATCAATCCCTACGGCGTGATTTTCCTTGTTTCCTACCTGCCTCTTCTTTTGGTCATCATCTATATTAAGAAAAAGAGGAATCGTATATGA
- a CDS encoding spore germination protein codes for MFNRRKSRQSSSQQKDNDDGINKNSEIRELFISFSTSYDFINHQGSYNDVGYWVSYYRSLIDAQELHKSVLSVIPTLEQISLEKLRDSIPIEDTLITSTKIVVEERIMRGHIAIRLDANLDECLLINVVAQHGRQVDKPELEFGIISPQEAFVEDIDINLNLVRKRLPVPSLQVTELTVGSLSKTKVAVLSIDGIVDNENVETVIQRINEIDFDEILDGSHLAQMLYDDTSTLFPLFLYTERPDRIASALAEGKVAMIVDRSSSALIAPTILLEYFITMEDYNMPWVPASAFRLLRIFAVIFSIFATPLYVAVLTYHYELIPKDLLETIVTSRNLIPFQPLIEALFLEISIELLREAAARLPTKVGQTLGIVGGIVIGQAAVVAGLTSNILLIIVALSALASFVTPIYKMGNAIRLLRFPFLIGAQIWGLLGITISAVFLMTHLIKLTSMGHPYLEPIYPFHLKDWKDSFVRLPFNLFKSRPINLRTENTARQSKPKQKIIKKNDFNE; via the coding sequence TTGTTTAACCGCAGGAAATCCAGACAAAGCAGCTCACAACAAAAGGATAACGATGACGGCATCAATAAAAATTCCGAAATACGCGAACTATTTATTTCCTTTTCTACATCCTATGATTTTATAAACCATCAAGGCTCATATAATGACGTAGGTTATTGGGTATCGTATTATCGTTCATTAATTGATGCACAGGAGCTTCACAAAAGTGTACTGTCAGTGATACCAACCTTGGAACAAATCAGTTTGGAGAAATTGAGAGATAGTATTCCAATCGAGGACACGCTCATCACCAGTACGAAGATTGTGGTGGAAGAGCGAATCATGAGAGGGCATATCGCGATTAGGCTAGATGCAAACCTTGATGAGTGTTTGTTAATAAATGTGGTTGCCCAACATGGGCGGCAGGTTGATAAACCGGAACTTGAATTTGGGATCATAAGTCCCCAGGAAGCTTTTGTCGAGGATATCGATATCAATCTGAATCTTGTAAGGAAAAGGCTTCCCGTACCAAGCTTGCAGGTGACTGAATTGACCGTGGGCAGCTTATCTAAAACAAAAGTGGCTGTCTTGTCCATTGATGGCATCGTTGACAATGAAAATGTCGAAACCGTCATCCAGCGCATCAATGAAATAGATTTTGATGAAATCTTGGATGGCTCCCATCTGGCGCAAATGCTTTATGATGATACAAGTACATTATTCCCCCTTTTTCTATACACGGAAAGGCCCGACCGCATCGCCAGTGCTTTGGCTGAAGGAAAAGTAGCGATGATCGTTGATCGGTCATCTTCCGCCTTGATTGCCCCAACCATTTTGTTGGAGTACTTCATTACGATGGAAGATTATAACATGCCATGGGTGCCAGCATCGGCATTTCGTTTATTAAGGATTTTCGCGGTCATTTTTTCGATATTCGCAACGCCGCTATATGTAGCTGTCCTGACTTACCATTATGAACTGATTCCTAAAGATCTTTTGGAAACGATCGTCACTTCAAGAAACTTGATCCCCTTCCAGCCTTTGATTGAAGCGTTATTCTTGGAGATCTCGATTGAGTTACTGCGGGAGGCCGCTGCCAGGCTTCCGACAAAGGTTGGTCAGACATTGGGTATCGTCGGCGGTATCGTAATCGGACAGGCTGCTGTTGTAGCGGGGCTGACGAGTAATATCTTGTTGATCATCGTTGCCTTGTCCGCTCTGGCATCGTTTGTCACCCCCATTTATAAAATGGGCAATGCCATCCGGTTACTGCGGTTTCCCTTTTTGATCGGGGCCCAGATCTGGGGGCTGCTCGGAATTACCATTTCGGCCGTGTTCTTAATGACACATCTTATTAAGCTGACATCGATGGGGCACCCGTACCTTGAGCCTATCTATCCGTTCCACTTAAAGGATTGGAAAGATAGCTTCGTGCGGCTCCCCTTTAATCTTTTTAAATCGCGACCCATCAATTTACGAACAGAAAATACAGCGAGGCAATCAAAGCCGAAACAGAAAATCATCAAAAAAAATGATTTTAATGAATGA
- a CDS encoding Ger(x)C family spore germination protein — MRKLLPVILAFVILCSCAQPRVVDEVNMAQAIGYDMIKDDKVEGMFVIPIFQQDKMGKYQILSGTSSTTSDVQAAVSKKADKTVLLGQTRIVLFSEKIVHKIGMTELTDYLYREPQLGNRVLLVIVEGKVKDVIHTKPSNSNVNIGIFLSNLINQQNETGNGPDTNLHLFLGNSLENGGDAYLPIIKKRGNDLSVSGVALFHENKIVSKVHSRDMFVFKTLVQSHRRGIYKFKLDDKNKSDIVVESIRSGTSYHISDSESHPSMTIKLKIKGQIKESMRSDNLTNRKMIKKIEQDMEADLTKQATRLIKDFQKRNIDPIGLKEKFHAKNKKMTYERWKSIYPNMDIRIESKADILQTGVSE; from the coding sequence ATGAGAAAATTACTTCCTGTCATTTTGGCTTTTGTGATTCTATGCAGCTGCGCCCAGCCACGAGTGGTTGACGAGGTGAATATGGCCCAGGCCATCGGGTACGATATGATCAAGGATGATAAGGTTGAAGGAATGTTCGTCATCCCTATCTTTCAACAAGATAAAATGGGTAAATACCAAATCTTATCCGGGACTTCATCAACGACAAGTGATGTGCAGGCTGCCGTTTCAAAAAAAGCAGATAAAACGGTGCTACTCGGACAGACTCGCATCGTTTTATTCAGTGAAAAAATCGTTCATAAAATCGGGATGACAGAACTGACGGATTATCTTTACCGTGAGCCCCAGCTCGGTAACAGGGTTCTTCTCGTCATCGTCGAAGGTAAGGTCAAGGATGTCATCCATACAAAACCATCGAATTCAAATGTGAATATCGGAATTTTTTTATCGAACCTTATCAATCAGCAAAATGAAACAGGTAACGGACCGGACACCAACCTCCACCTTTTCTTGGGGAATTCCTTGGAAAATGGCGGTGATGCCTATCTCCCTATCATAAAAAAACGTGGAAATGACTTGTCTGTTTCCGGTGTCGCCCTGTTTCATGAAAATAAAATTGTCAGCAAAGTGCATTCAAGAGATATGTTCGTCTTCAAAACTTTAGTCCAATCCCATCGAAGAGGAATATACAAATTCAAATTAGATGATAAGAATAAGAGCGATATTGTAGTGGAAAGTATCAGAAGCGGCACGAGTTATCATATATCAGACTCAGAGAGCCATCCATCGATGACGATAAAGCTAAAAATAAAAGGGCAAATTAAAGAGTCGATGAGAAGTGACAATCTTACCAATCGAAAAATGATCAAAAAAATCGAACAGGATATGGAAGCTGACTTAACGAAGCAGGCCACCAGGCTTATTAAAGATTTTCAGAAACGCAACATCGACCCGATTGGCTTAAAGGAAAAATTCCACGCCAAAAATAAAAAAATGACGTATGAGCGATGGAAAAGCATTTATCCGAATATGGACATTCGTATAGAATCGAAAGCTGACATCCTCCAAACCGGGGTTTCGGAATGA